In Aerococcus loyolae, a genomic segment contains:
- a CDS encoding prolyl-tRNA synthetase associated domain-containing protein: MNQEEIFQLLDSQNIDYEVSHHQAVYNMAELESIDLPYPEYDAKNLFIRDDKKRNYYLLSIKGDKRIDLKKFRQDQGTRALSFASDKDLYHYLELTPGSVSPFGLLNDADKKVHFYIDKDFVDSDSLIGCHPNDNTATVWLKTSDLIQLIEDHGNPVHAFTV; encoded by the coding sequence ATGAATCAAGAAGAAATATTCCAATTACTCGATAGTCAAAACATTGATTATGAAGTCAGTCACCATCAAGCGGTCTACAATATGGCGGAACTTGAGTCTATCGATTTGCCTTATCCAGAATATGACGCCAAGAACCTCTTTATCCGGGATGACAAAAAAAGAAATTACTATTTACTTTCTATTAAAGGGGATAAACGGATTGATTTGAAAAAATTTAGACAAGACCAGGGAACCCGGGCCTTGAGCTTCGCTTCTGATAAGGATTTATATCACTATTTGGAACTGACCCCGGGTTCGGTTTCTCCCTTCGGCTTACTTAATGACGCTGACAAGAAGGTCCACTTTTATATTGATAAGGACTTTGTTGATTCAGATAGTTTGATTGGCTGCCACCCCAATGACAATACCGCGACCGTTTGGCTGAAAACCAGTGACCTGATCCAGCTGATTGAAGACCATGGTAATCCTGTCCATGCCTTTACTGTTTAA
- a CDS encoding purple acid phosphatase family protein translates to MHWDDRIKKVGLLLTSIFVLGACAESGDNSETASTNSAVEESQATNDNGSSESSGESTDSKEGEASEEVDPVYGEENGLDLIELQEDKPEVAPVPVNNEPNRIATNLLEETHDAMGFNWYTTDEMPDAKVKISKSEEMSDPIEFPAEATEVTSEYAERDKDGYYIYAAAKKDEDGNFIVDENGEPEEVEGYFTDEQITTDNTQWTSEGSSLGYLELQDVTEYSYKAEADDLEPDTQYYYQVGSDEGGYSKVGSFRTSGEKGEPFQFIHYTDTQNAYWNANVNNEAAYGADTLAHALEVAPDADFALHTGDFVEVAEVEDEWVDNLDLSQDQNLHLPHAYTPGNHDEYTVLGDEKDLTAFNEHTNVPVTNDAVTGGSYYSYDYNGAHFVVLNTNDNKESEDNPEQGAIGKEQMEWAKQDIQAARDNGANWIILAYHKPIYSASYHALQDEDVQVTREEFAKLADELDVDVVLQGHDHNLTRTKSLVYTSDNFSYGEVEDTEKVEKDGVEYHVNPEGVTYIIPNTSGTKAYDAIYMKGVDHVHKVRPKLDWMTQDDVELWNSLFDVAEQPDDSPKFDHKHENYRQSQKQNFAVYTVTEDEFLIEFYQMDGNLHEGEERTVELVDSYGIKKNK, encoded by the coding sequence ATGCATTGGGATGACCGTATCAAAAAGGTGGGCCTCTTACTGACTTCGATCTTTGTCTTGGGGGCTTGTGCCGAATCAGGGGATAACAGCGAAACTGCTTCAACGAATAGCGCGGTAGAAGAAAGCCAGGCAACAAATGACAATGGCTCGTCAGAAAGCTCTGGGGAATCCACGGATTCTAAGGAAGGTGAAGCGTCCGAGGAAGTTGACCCGGTTTATGGGGAAGAGAATGGTTTAGATTTAATCGAACTCCAAGAGGATAAACCCGAAGTAGCCCCTGTTCCAGTCAATAATGAACCTAACCGGATTGCCACCAACCTCTTAGAAGAAACCCATGATGCCATGGGCTTTAACTGGTATACCACAGATGAGATGCCAGATGCCAAGGTGAAAATCTCAAAATCTGAAGAGATGTCCGATCCGATTGAATTCCCTGCCGAAGCAACGGAAGTGACTTCTGAATATGCCGAGCGTGATAAGGATGGCTACTATATCTATGCAGCAGCCAAAAAAGATGAAGACGGTAACTTCATTGTCGATGAGAACGGGGAACCGGAAGAAGTTGAAGGCTACTTCACCGACGAACAAATCACTACCGACAACACCCAATGGACCTCTGAAGGGAGTTCCTTAGGTTACTTGGAGCTCCAAGACGTGACCGAGTACTCCTACAAGGCGGAAGCCGATGACCTCGAACCAGATACCCAATATTATTACCAAGTCGGTTCTGATGAGGGTGGCTATTCCAAGGTGGGCTCCTTTAGAACCTCGGGTGAAAAGGGCGAACCCTTCCAATTCATCCACTATACCGATACCCAGAATGCTTACTGGAATGCCAATGTCAATAATGAAGCCGCTTATGGGGCGGATACCCTAGCCCATGCCCTCGAAGTGGCACCGGATGCGGACTTCGCCCTCCATACCGGGGACTTCGTTGAAGTGGCGGAAGTGGAAGATGAATGGGTAGATAATTTAGACCTGTCCCAAGACCAAAACCTCCACTTACCTCATGCCTACACCCCAGGGAACCATGATGAGTACACCGTCTTAGGGGATGAGAAGGACTTGACTGCCTTCAACGAGCATACCAATGTGCCTGTCACGAATGATGCAGTGACTGGGGGTTCTTACTATTCCTACGACTACAATGGCGCCCACTTCGTTGTCCTAAATACTAACGATAATAAGGAATCCGAAGATAATCCCGAACAAGGGGCGATTGGTAAGGAACAGATGGAATGGGCCAAGCAAGATATCCAAGCAGCCCGTGATAATGGGGCCAACTGGATCATCCTGGCCTACCATAAACCCATCTACTCCGCTTCCTACCACGCCCTCCAAGATGAAGACGTCCAAGTGACCCGGGAAGAGTTCGCTAAGTTAGCCGATGAATTGGACGTGGATGTGGTTCTCCAAGGCCATGACCACAACCTCACCCGGACCAAGTCTCTGGTTTACACCAGCGATAACTTCTCTTATGGTGAAGTAGAAGATACGGAGAAGGTTGAAAAAGATGGCGTAGAATACCATGTCAATCCAGAAGGGGTTACCTATATCATCCCGAACACCTCCGGGACTAAGGCCTATGATGCCATCTATATGAAGGGCGTCGACCATGTCCACAAGGTGCGTCCAAAATTAGACTGGATGACCCAAGACGATGTGGAGCTCTGGAACAGTCTCTTCGATGTGGCTGAACAACCCGATGATTCACCGAAGTTCGACCACAAACACGAAAACTACCGCCAATCCCAAAAACAAAACTTTGCGGTTTACACGGTGACTGAAGACGAATTCTTGATTGAATTCTACCAAATGGATGGTAACCTCCATGAAGGAGAAGAGCGAACGGTTGAACTGGTTGATTCTTACGGGATCAAGAAAAATAAATAG